One region of Permianibacter fluminis genomic DNA includes:
- a CDS encoding TonB family protein, with amino-acid sequence MKIIKQILMFCGLTLAIGVGTGGLATSVQAADARVANTDLQVLGIGMAQELRTDIYLGAIFAPADVKTLDAALADNVPKRMSIKIVAEKWSARELGRTFKERIALNNPRPVWQGQGQYIIAFANTFKDNLQRGDTVTFDHVPGVGTEIAINGGKVNTIRSTSFFNLLLNAWVGDLPPSQAFKAAVTGKGDPKQRTTYIAQYDTLLPVAGRTFAAVADEVKKPADVKPAETKPVETKPVETKPVAPTKPVETKPLVAETKPVETKPVEIAKPVESKPVETKPVVAESKPAKAEPKVEPVAAIPMLDIPAVEAVIDPDLLFGDYKREAMKLFRKNQFYPPKAFKDKLTGEGVVRATVDKSGNMLAVEVVESTGERLLDRAMVDMVTKSMPLPALPPELPEDSYNIDIPVRFTL; translated from the coding sequence ATGAAAATAATTAAGCAAATACTGATGTTCTGCGGGCTGACGCTCGCGATTGGGGTGGGGACTGGCGGTTTGGCAACGTCGGTGCAGGCAGCAGACGCGCGGGTCGCCAATACCGATCTGCAGGTGCTCGGCATTGGCATGGCGCAGGAGCTGCGCACCGATATCTATCTCGGTGCGATTTTCGCTCCGGCCGACGTCAAGACACTGGACGCCGCGCTGGCCGATAACGTGCCGAAGCGGATGAGCATCAAGATCGTCGCGGAAAAATGGTCGGCACGTGAGCTCGGCCGTACGTTCAAAGAGCGCATCGCCTTGAACAACCCGCGGCCGGTCTGGCAAGGCCAAGGTCAGTACATCATTGCCTTCGCCAATACCTTCAAAGACAACCTGCAGCGTGGTGACACGGTGACCTTTGATCACGTGCCGGGTGTTGGCACCGAAATCGCCATCAACGGTGGCAAGGTCAACACCATCCGCTCCACCAGTTTCTTCAACTTGCTGCTCAATGCCTGGGTTGGCGATCTGCCGCCGAGTCAGGCCTTCAAGGCTGCGGTAACTGGCAAAGGCGATCCGAAACAGCGGACGACGTACATTGCCCAGTACGACACCTTGCTGCCTGTTGCCGGCCGCACGTTCGCGGCGGTTGCCGACGAGGTGAAAAAACCGGCTGACGTGAAACCGGCTGAAACCAAACCCGTTGAAACCAAGCCTGTGGAAACCAAACCGGTAGCGCCGACCAAGCCGGTCGAGACGAAACCGCTGGTTGCTGAAACCAAGCCGGTCGAAACCAAACCGGTCGAGATCGCCAAACCGGTTGAGAGCAAACCGGTGGAAACCAAACCGGTCGTGGCGGAGAGCAAGCCGGCCAAAGCCGAACCAAAAGTGGAACCGGTGGCAGCCATCCCAATGCTGGATATTCCGGCGGTCGAGGCGGTTATCGATCCGGACTTGCTGTTCGGTGATTACAAGCGCGAAGCGATGAAACTGTTCCGCAAGAACCAGTTCTATCCGCCGAAGGCGTTCAAGGACAAGCTGACCGGTGAAGGCGTGGTGCGCGCCACGGTCGACAAGAGCGGCAACATGCTGGCGGTGGAAGTGGTTGAGTCGACCGGTGAGCGTTTGCTGGATCGCGCGATGGTCGACATGGTCACCAAGTCGATGCCGCTGCCGGCGTTGCCACCGGAATTGCCGGAAGACAGTTACAATATCGATATCCCGGTGCGCTTTACGCTGTAA
- a CDS encoding TonB-dependent receptor plug domain-containing protein, translating to MKRPAFHHRNTLLTAAVLSALSLSAVAAETTSDDSEERVVTIGTRLSGRTTTETAAPVDIISSESIRNAGITDTGELLRALAPSFNMNNTSTSDGQDLMRPASLRSMGPDQVLVLVNGKRRHQQAVVAVQQNVGRGNAGTDMNAIPVTAIDRVEVLRDGAAAQYGSDAIAGVINIILKDDTGTRAWAQLGRTKEGENNKQAGINTGFAAGEGVINVSLEWQDKDEINRAGLSNWGGDSPVTKQLLLVGEAPVEAKQFWFNSELPVGDGQFYAFGGVGKREAESLGFFRAPGSARVWDQIYPIGVTPKLGTQSEDTAWTLGYRTDIADGWDMDVSYGNGENRMEFRNLESLNASYGPDSPTTAYDGALINGMSVINVDFSGTVAWGVGKDDLSVAFGVERREDTYEIEAGDLVSYSRGDTECNQIANPTGDPDAVCAPGFFTTPGMQGFQGYRPEFEGENSRDSTSVYLDTEAFLTDSFSIGAALRFEDYSDFGNTTTGKLSGRFQLTPEFALRGTYSTGFRAPGMQQQFFTQRSISLGSSGVLEDLVTLRPGSELASELGFEDLKEETSESFSFGFVYSGDIWTTTVDIYQINIDDRIVYSQAISDGLNAEVSAFFDAHGAVLDGGDGQLDGVSKVEIFTNAANTETKGLDWVNQWRFEGGADSRWLFEASVHMNDTDITDVNTSSSIVPNSNIVDPGIENLIEDAQPGKRATLSANWMTGPFSTTFRASYYGSYSDHAAAYGLPKHTFGAKTLFDLTGFYDLNDSVRLSAGILNLTDEYPDKWGSDGSPFSDYLGFTYGWNTIPFSLAGRQYYLRGEVTF from the coding sequence ATGAAACGCCCTGCTTTTCATCACCGCAATACCCTGCTGACCGCAGCGGTGCTGAGTGCCTTGAGCCTCAGTGCCGTCGCGGCTGAAACCACCAGTGACGATTCGGAAGAACGCGTTGTCACTATCGGTACTCGCCTAAGCGGCCGCACCACCACCGAAACCGCCGCACCAGTCGATATTATTTCCAGCGAATCCATTCGCAATGCCGGCATCACCGACACCGGTGAATTGCTGCGCGCGCTGGCGCCGTCATTCAACATGAACAACACCTCAACCTCTGATGGTCAGGATCTGATGCGTCCGGCCAGCTTGCGCAGCATGGGCCCGGATCAGGTGCTGGTGCTGGTCAACGGCAAGCGCCGCCATCAACAGGCGGTCGTCGCTGTGCAACAAAACGTGGGGCGCGGCAATGCCGGCACCGACATGAATGCCATTCCGGTCACCGCCATCGATCGCGTTGAAGTGTTGCGCGATGGCGCTGCTGCGCAATACGGTTCCGATGCCATCGCCGGCGTCATCAACATCATTCTGAAAGACGACACCGGCACCCGCGCCTGGGCGCAACTGGGCCGGACCAAAGAAGGTGAAAACAATAAACAAGCGGGCATCAACACCGGTTTTGCGGCGGGTGAAGGTGTCATCAACGTCAGCTTGGAATGGCAGGATAAAGACGAAATCAACCGCGCAGGTTTGTCGAACTGGGGCGGTGATAGCCCGGTTACCAAGCAATTGCTGCTGGTGGGTGAAGCCCCCGTCGAAGCTAAGCAATTCTGGTTCAATAGTGAGCTACCGGTCGGAGACGGCCAATTCTATGCGTTTGGCGGTGTCGGAAAACGTGAAGCCGAATCGCTAGGCTTTTTCCGTGCGCCGGGCTCGGCGCGAGTCTGGGATCAGATATACCCGATCGGGGTTACTCCGAAATTGGGAACACAATCTGAAGACACTGCTTGGACCTTGGGTTATCGCACCGATATTGCTGACGGCTGGGATATGGATGTCAGCTACGGTAACGGCGAAAACCGGATGGAATTCCGCAATCTCGAATCGCTGAACGCGTCCTATGGTCCCGACAGCCCGACCACCGCTTATGATGGTGCACTGATCAACGGCATGTCGGTCATCAATGTAGACTTCAGTGGCACTGTCGCATGGGGAGTAGGTAAAGACGACTTGTCAGTTGCTTTCGGTGTCGAACGTCGTGAAGACACTTACGAAATCGAAGCCGGAGATCTTGTTTCCTATTCACGCGGCGATACCGAGTGTAACCAGATTGCCAACCCGACCGGTGATCCAGACGCTGTTTGTGCCCCGGGTTTCTTTACCACCCCCGGTATGCAGGGCTTCCAGGGTTATCGACCGGAGTTTGAGGGCGAGAATAGCCGTGATAGCACGTCGGTTTACCTCGATACCGAAGCTTTCCTGACTGACTCCTTCTCAATCGGAGCTGCCTTGCGCTTCGAAGACTATTCCGATTTTGGCAATACCACGACTGGCAAGCTGTCCGGCCGTTTCCAGTTAACGCCTGAATTTGCTTTGCGCGGCACTTACTCTACCGGCTTCCGTGCGCCAGGTATGCAACAGCAGTTCTTCACTCAACGCTCGATTTCGCTTGGCTCCAGTGGTGTGCTGGAAGACTTGGTGACACTACGCCCGGGTTCCGAACTCGCCAGCGAACTGGGTTTTGAAGATCTTAAAGAGGAAACCTCGGAAAGCTTCAGCTTTGGCTTTGTGTATAGCGGTGACATCTGGACCACCACGGTCGATATCTATCAAATCAATATCGACGATCGAATCGTCTATTCGCAGGCTATTTCTGATGGGTTAAATGCGGAAGTCAGTGCGTTCTTTGATGCCCACGGTGCAGTACTAGATGGCGGTGATGGCCAGCTTGATGGCGTCTCCAAAGTGGAAATTTTCACCAACGCCGCAAATACCGAGACCAAAGGACTGGACTGGGTCAACCAATGGCGCTTCGAAGGCGGCGCGGACTCCCGTTGGCTGTTTGAAGCTTCGGTGCACATGAATGACACCGACATCACCGACGTCAATACTTCGTCCAGCATCGTTCCGAACAGCAACATTGTTGATCCGGGTATTGAGAACCTGATCGAAGATGCGCAACCGGGCAAACGGGCAACGCTGTCGGCTAACTGGATGACCGGTCCCTTCTCAACGACCTTCCGCGCCAGCTACTACGGTTCTTACTCGGATCACGCCGCAGCTTATGGCTTGCCAAAGCACACCTTTGGCGCCAAGACCTTGTTCGATTTGACCGGGTTCTACGACCTGAACGATTCGGTTCGGCTGTCCGCTGGCATCCTGAACTTGACCGACGAATACCCGGACAAGTGGGGCTCTGACGGTTCACCGTTCAGCGATTACCTCGGCTTCACCTACGGCTGGAACACCATTCCGTTCAGCCTGGCCGGCCGTCAGTACTATCTGCGCGGCGAAGTGACGTTCTAA
- a CDS encoding TonB-dependent receptor plug domain-containing protein: protein MQFSLLRRHPVAHAVVALLSTQAIVAVAAENQEERIVVTGTHIKRIDQETASPVVVIDRTAIEGSGASSISELLQMSAFNGAGTFNEAFTSGFTPGAAAFDLRGFGPERTLVLVNGKRQPIYPFGAGGSKAFVDLNSIPLATVKRVEILKDGASALYGSDAVAGVINIITYERFDGTEVNLRGKAPVDGGAETGSLSVLTGGESGKWIWLVGAEASQREELLGADRDYARSLRFDFGDLGVVDGRSTVGGTAWQRNLATNEVSVLGNCAAADTLAASLLNPAFTGNFCAYDFAGQSQLLPESDRFSFDSHVKYDFGWANVSFSYGLVGVDTRSTGFFTSTPAFAQNDTVDGVNYRVVRRLTELGTPTIETDSATQHLAMDWNWQLGEFEFTFSAYQSKNEIDEELSEGWLHIDDYSRLAADVANGTVSLRNRLTAAQVADYTDSFWHSGESSVAVQEMRVSGPLIDTTLGPIWLAAGAEHRKEDFFDRSEQAILDGNVVGYGTSGAEGDRQLNAAYVETAIPLSERAELSLSVRQDDYNDFGSSTNPKIGFRLNPAENWLFRASWGTGFRAPGLHQLYTNLNIGSAGARPFVQSGNPDLQPEESESLVLGVLVEPASGSEVSLDIWSIDVDNIVSNLGAATIERLCVSNPTPPAFCAGRVLAAGEVFTAWNGATYTATDVTYNDSFLNLAGRKAFGVDLGLGFRYNKVLGGVLKWNAEITRLINIEEEPYPDGGIQELEGTSGNPLWRAKLMLHWQGDAMTHYAAVQYVGRWDIVDGNGEAFYSVDPYAQLDYQAGYAFNAGHRVVLGVQNVTDEAPPTSAFSWPFFNRSLYSALGRTVSLEWQGRF from the coding sequence ATGCAGTTCTCGTTGTTGCGCCGCCATCCGGTTGCGCATGCTGTTGTCGCGTTGCTCTCCACTCAAGCCATCGTTGCCGTTGCCGCCGAAAATCAGGAAGAGCGGATTGTTGTTACCGGCACTCACATCAAACGCATTGATCAGGAAACCGCCTCGCCTGTAGTCGTCATCGATCGCACTGCAATTGAAGGTTCCGGCGCCAGTTCGATCAGTGAGTTGCTGCAAATGTCGGCGTTCAATGGCGCCGGCACGTTCAACGAAGCGTTCACCAGTGGTTTTACCCCGGGTGCCGCGGCGTTTGATCTGCGTGGCTTTGGTCCGGAACGCACGCTGGTTCTGGTCAATGGCAAACGGCAGCCGATTTATCCGTTTGGTGCCGGCGGCAGCAAAGCCTTTGTCGACTTGAACAGCATTCCGCTGGCGACCGTCAAGCGGGTGGAAATTCTGAAAGACGGCGCATCGGCCCTGTACGGTTCGGATGCCGTGGCTGGCGTCATCAACATCATTACCTATGAGCGTTTTGACGGCACGGAAGTCAATCTGCGCGGCAAAGCGCCAGTAGACGGCGGCGCCGAAACCGGTTCGCTGTCGGTGCTGACCGGCGGTGAATCCGGCAAGTGGATCTGGTTGGTCGGCGCAGAAGCTTCTCAGCGCGAAGAACTGTTGGGCGCTGATCGCGACTACGCACGTTCGCTGCGCTTTGATTTTGGCGATTTGGGCGTTGTCGACGGTCGCAGCACGGTGGGCGGGACCGCATGGCAACGCAACCTGGCAACGAATGAAGTTTCAGTACTCGGTAATTGCGCGGCTGCCGACACCTTGGCGGCGAGCCTGCTGAATCCGGCGTTTACCGGCAATTTCTGTGCGTATGATTTTGCTGGCCAGTCGCAGCTTTTGCCGGAATCGGATCGATTCAGTTTTGATAGCCACGTCAAATACGATTTTGGCTGGGCCAACGTAAGCTTCAGCTACGGACTGGTGGGCGTTGACACACGGTCCACCGGCTTTTTTACCTCGACGCCGGCATTTGCCCAAAATGACACGGTAGATGGTGTCAATTATCGCGTGGTGCGTCGCCTGACCGAACTTGGCACACCGACCATTGAAACGGATTCGGCGACCCAACATCTGGCGATGGACTGGAACTGGCAACTCGGCGAATTTGAGTTCACGTTCTCGGCTTATCAAAGCAAAAACGAAATTGACGAAGAGCTGAGTGAAGGCTGGTTGCATATCGATGATTACAGCCGGCTGGCGGCGGATGTCGCCAATGGCACGGTCTCGCTGCGCAATCGCTTGACTGCCGCTCAGGTGGCCGACTACACCGACAGCTTCTGGCACAGCGGCGAATCCAGCGTCGCGGTGCAGGAAATGCGGGTTTCCGGCCCCTTGATTGACACCACGCTCGGTCCGATTTGGCTCGCCGCCGGTGCGGAACACCGTAAAGAAGATTTCTTCGATCGTTCCGAACAAGCCATTCTGGACGGCAATGTGGTCGGCTATGGCACCTCGGGTGCAGAAGGCGATCGCCAGCTCAATGCCGCCTATGTCGAAACGGCGATTCCGTTGTCGGAGCGGGCTGAGTTGTCGCTGTCGGTGCGTCAGGATGATTACAATGATTTTGGCAGCAGCACCAATCCGAAAATCGGCTTCCGGTTGAACCCGGCAGAAAACTGGTTGTTCCGCGCCTCGTGGGGCACCGGCTTCCGGGCACCGGGTTTGCACCAGCTGTATACCAATCTGAATATCGGTAGCGCCGGCGCGCGGCCGTTTGTTCAATCCGGTAATCCGGATTTGCAACCGGAAGAGTCCGAGTCGCTGGTATTGGGCGTGTTGGTGGAACCGGCCAGTGGCAGTGAAGTGTCGCTGGACATCTGGTCAATTGATGTCGACAACATCGTTTCCAATCTCGGCGCCGCCACGATTGAACGGCTGTGCGTGAGCAATCCAACACCGCCGGCATTCTGTGCTGGTCGGGTGCTGGCCGCTGGTGAAGTATTCACGGCCTGGAATGGCGCGACTTACACCGCTACCGATGTCACTTACAACGACTCCTTCCTGAACCTTGCCGGCCGCAAGGCGTTTGGTGTCGATTTGGGACTCGGTTTTCGCTACAACAAAGTTCTGGGCGGTGTGCTCAAGTGGAACGCCGAAATTACCCGTCTGATCAATATCGAAGAAGAGCCCTATCCGGATGGTGGCATTCAGGAATTGGAAGGCACTTCGGGTAATCCGTTGTGGCGGGCCAAGCTGATGTTGCATTGGCAAGGTGATGCGATGACCCACTATGCGGCTGTTCAGTATGTTGGCCGTTGGGATATCGTTGACGGCAATGGCGAGGCGTTTTACTCCGTCGATCCGTATGCCCAACTGGATTATCAGGCGGGCTATGCGTTCAACGCCGGCCATCGCGTGGTGTTGGGCGTGCAGAACGTTACCGACGAAGCGCCGCCGACCTCGGCGTTTTCCTGGCCATTCTTCAATCGCTCGCTGTACTCGGCACTGGGTCGTACCGTGTCGCTGGAATGGCAAGGCCGGTTTTGA
- a CDS encoding malate dehydrogenase produces the protein MKAPVRVAVTGAAGQICYSLLFRVANGEMFGKDQPVILQLLEITPALKVLEAVAMELNDCAFPLLHGIVPTDSPEVAFKDADYALLVGAKPRGPGMERSDLLKDNGKIFSALGKIVDKVASKNIKIVVVGNPANTNAYILSKNAPSINPRNITALTRLDHNRGLHQLAAKVGGKVSDIKKMLIWGNHSTTQVPDITYATINGKAAPTVVNDDAWTRDAFIPTVAKRGAAVIAARGASSAASAANAVVDHMRDWVLGTAEGDWTSMAVSSDGSYGIEKGLVYSYPVICKNGDWTIIPNLPVNDFIKAKMKESEKELQEERDTCKDLL, from the coding sequence ATGAAAGCTCCTGTTCGCGTTGCTGTTACCGGTGCCGCCGGTCAAATCTGTTATTCGCTGCTGTTCCGGGTCGCCAATGGCGAAATGTTCGGCAAAGATCAGCCGGTCATTCTGCAATTGCTGGAAATCACCCCGGCGCTGAAAGTGTTGGAAGCGGTGGCGATGGAATTGAATGACTGCGCATTCCCGCTGCTGCATGGCATCGTCCCGACCGACAGCCCGGAAGTCGCGTTCAAGGACGCCGATTACGCCCTGCTGGTCGGCGCCAAGCCGCGCGGCCCGGGCATGGAGCGCAGCGATCTGCTGAAAGACAACGGCAAGATTTTCAGCGCGCTCGGCAAGATCGTCGACAAGGTCGCCAGCAAGAACATCAAGATCGTTGTGGTCGGCAACCCGGCTAACACCAACGCCTACATCCTCAGCAAGAATGCGCCGAGCATCAACCCGCGCAACATCACCGCGCTGACCCGTCTGGATCACAACCGTGGTCTGCACCAGCTGGCGGCGAAAGTCGGCGGCAAGGTCAGCGACATCAAGAAGATGTTGATCTGGGGCAATCACTCGACCACCCAGGTGCCGGACATCACTTACGCCACCATCAATGGCAAGGCGGCACCGACCGTGGTCAATGACGACGCCTGGACTCGCGATGCCTTCATCCCGACCGTGGCCAAACGCGGCGCCGCCGTGATCGCTGCGCGCGGTGCGTCGTCGGCAGCCTCGGCCGCCAATGCCGTGGTCGATCACATGCGTGATTGGGTGCTCGGTACGGCCGAAGGTGACTGGACCTCGATGGCGGTATCGTCGGATGGCAGCTATGGCATCGAGAAGGGTCTGGTCTACTCCTACCCGGTGATCTGCAAGAACGGCGACTGGACCATCATCCCGAACCTGCCGGTCAATGACTTCATCAAGGCCAAGATGAAAGAGTCCGAGAAGGAACTGCAGGAAGAGCGCGATACCTGCAAAGACTTGCTGTAA
- a CDS encoding TonB family protein, which produces MALALVSYGPALSAQNQSAADDLTVVTLAPNVSLQLHGIAVAQHLRNDYYIGALYLPDWSPDPGQAANETVPKRLSMKVLADRLSAREFQRHWKELIALNNPRSTWQPQGERILKFAEAFQDGLQRGDQIDFDFLPGQGTRVRLNNELLVSINGDGFYPLLLSAWLGDIPPSKAFQSALLGSQDAEARARLILSFTAIPAVSRPLTSSAAIAAAGNPAPVSTATLASSATALDKAASAPAAKPAAKKPVPTATSKAVPPQPAVTAVAAAGSAPQPATTPAHARESAAVSMVATAQPVATPSEQVDVIPGSVQTEAPTKAPIASVATALVDEDLLLGEYKRSALQKIRKQLEYPPRAWRLGLTGSGVIRVQIDRAGSVLASTVVVSTGQMILDQAMVSMVERSVPLAALPAEVSVNELSLEIPVDFVR; this is translated from the coding sequence ATGGCGCTGGCGCTGGTCAGCTATGGTCCGGCGCTGTCAGCGCAAAATCAGTCAGCAGCCGACGATCTGACGGTGGTCACGCTGGCGCCGAATGTCAGCCTGCAACTGCATGGCATTGCCGTCGCCCAGCATCTGCGCAATGACTATTATATCGGCGCCTTGTATCTGCCGGACTGGAGTCCGGATCCCGGTCAGGCCGCCAACGAAACAGTGCCCAAGCGGCTCAGCATGAAAGTGCTGGCGGATCGGCTGTCAGCGCGCGAATTTCAGCGGCACTGGAAAGAGCTGATCGCGCTCAACAACCCGCGCAGTACCTGGCAACCCCAAGGCGAGCGGATCTTGAAATTCGCCGAGGCGTTTCAGGACGGTTTGCAGCGCGGCGATCAGATCGATTTTGATTTTCTGCCCGGGCAGGGCACTCGCGTTCGATTGAACAACGAGCTGTTGGTGAGCATCAACGGCGATGGTTTTTATCCGCTGCTGTTGTCGGCTTGGCTGGGCGATATTCCGCCGTCGAAAGCGTTTCAATCGGCCTTGCTCGGCAGCCAGGACGCGGAAGCTCGCGCCCGTCTGATCCTGTCGTTTACCGCAATCCCGGCCGTGTCGCGGCCGCTGACCAGCAGCGCCGCGATCGCCGCTGCGGGCAACCCGGCGCCGGTTTCAACGGCGACGCTGGCATCGAGCGCGACAGCGCTGGACAAAGCCGCGTCCGCGCCGGCAGCGAAACCGGCGGCCAAGAAGCCAGTACCGACCGCGACCAGCAAAGCCGTGCCGCCGCAGCCTGCGGTAACCGCCGTCGCGGCGGCAGGTTCCGCACCGCAGCCGGCGACAACACCTGCCCATGCGAGGGAGTCAGCGGCAGTCAGCATGGTAGCCACGGCCCAGCCGGTTGCGACACCAAGCGAGCAGGTTGATGTGATTCCGGGCTCCGTGCAGACCGAGGCGCCGACCAAAGCGCCAATCGCCAGCGTGGCGACCGCACTGGTCGACGAAGATTTGCTGTTGGGTGAATACAAGCGAAGCGCGTTGCAGAAGATTCGCAAGCAACTGGAATACCCGCCGCGTGCTTGGCGGCTCGGTCTGACCGGTTCGGGCGTGATACGGGTGCAGATTGATCGGGCTGGCAGCGTGTTGGCCAGCACGGTCGTGGTATCGACCGGGCAAATGATTCTGGATCAGGCCATGGTGAGCATGGTCGAGCGCAGCGTGCCGCTTGCAGCGCTGCCGGCTGAGGTCAGCGTCAATGAGTTGAGCCTGGAAATCCCGGTCGACTTTGTCCGCTGA
- a CDS encoding CoA-binding protein has product MSQIETVVVLGASNKPDRYANKAQKLLRAHGHTVLPVHPLLSEIEGLPVLPSLAAIQQPVDTVTMYIGPERSAALADELVALKPKRVIFNPGSESELLEQRLRAAGIPFEEACTLVLLNTGQF; this is encoded by the coding sequence ATGAGCCAGATCGAAACTGTCGTAGTGCTGGGTGCCAGCAACAAACCGGATCGTTACGCCAACAAGGCGCAAAAATTGTTGCGTGCACACGGCCACACCGTGCTGCCCGTGCATCCCTTGCTGAGCGAAATCGAAGGCCTGCCGGTGCTGCCGTCGCTGGCCGCCATCCAGCAACCGGTAGATACCGTCACGATGTATATCGGCCCGGAGCGCAGTGCCGCGCTCGCCGATGAACTCGTTGCGCTGAAACCGAAACGGGTCATCTTCAATCCGGGTTCGGAGTCAGAGCTGCTGGAGCAACGGTTGCGCGCCGCCGGCATTCCATTCGAAGAAGCCTGCACCTTGGTGTTGCTCAATACCGGGCAATTCTGA
- a CDS encoding lysoplasmalogenase family protein: MSLWVILAAVCAVLATLAGQSGQRVAYVVSKPLPLLLLIVAVATTPAFPGREWLLLALALAWLGDVALLLPARFFLLGLLAFLLAHLAMMQALLSAGATLTVLAAVLALAVAALMSRVLWPRQRLLRVAVTGYCLVLALMVALAAGLALSSMSWLGLLPAALLFALSDGLLGWNKFRQPLRYAQLLVLSSYFLAQILFVCNFLQNR, encoded by the coding sequence GTGTCACTGTGGGTGATTCTGGCGGCCGTCTGCGCGGTACTCGCCACGTTGGCCGGGCAGTCTGGCCAGCGCGTGGCTTACGTTGTCAGCAAACCGTTGCCGCTGTTGCTGCTGATCGTGGCGGTCGCGACGACGCCCGCGTTTCCGGGGCGGGAATGGTTGCTGCTGGCGCTTGCTCTGGCGTGGCTCGGTGATGTCGCGCTGTTACTGCCGGCGCGATTTTTTCTGCTGGGGCTGTTGGCGTTTTTGCTGGCGCATCTGGCGATGATGCAAGCGCTGCTGAGCGCAGGCGCAACGCTGACCGTCCTTGCCGCCGTGCTGGCGCTTGCTGTGGCCGCACTGATGAGCCGCGTGCTCTGGCCGCGCCAGCGCCTGCTGCGGGTTGCAGTTACCGGATACTGCCTGGTGCTGGCGCTGATGGTGGCACTGGCGGCGGGTCTTGCGCTCAGCTCAATGAGCTGGCTCGGATTGCTGCCGGCAGCGCTATTGTTTGCGCTCAGTGACGGTTTGCTCGGCTGGAACAAATTCCGGCAACCGCTGCGCTATGCCCAGCTGCTGGTGCTGAGCAGCTATTTTCTGGCGCAGATCCTGTTCGTCTGCAACTTTCTTCAGAATCGTTAA
- a CDS encoding YccF domain-containing protein has protein sequence MSLILNLLWLLFGGWLVFLFYLTGGLAMCLTIVGLPWGFQNLKLALFALFPFGTTSVSRDTSTPSGILYVFLNIIWLLFGGLWAVLFHAVLGFILCLTIIGIPFGLQHLKLMRLAVTPFGRNLADIR, from the coding sequence ATGAGTCTGATCTTGAATTTGTTGTGGCTGCTGTTCGGTGGCTGGCTGGTGTTCTTGTTTTATCTCACCGGCGGCCTGGCCATGTGTCTGACCATTGTCGGTCTGCCCTGGGGCTTCCAGAACCTGAAGCTGGCGTTGTTCGCGCTGTTCCCGTTCGGTACGACTTCGGTCAGCCGTGACACTTCGACGCCAAGCGGCATCCTGTATGTGTTCCTGAACATCATCTGGCTGCTGTTCGGTGGCCTGTGGGCGGTGCTGTTTCACGCCGTGCTGGGTTTCATTCTGTGCCTGACCATCATCGGCATTCCGTTTGGTCTGCAGCACCTGAAATTGATGCGGCTGGCAGTGACGCCGTTTGGTCGCAACCTGGCGGATATTCGCTAA